The Populus alba chromosome 6, ASM523922v2, whole genome shotgun sequence genome contains a region encoding:
- the LOC118030604 gene encoding serine/arginine-rich splicing factor RS2Z33 isoform X1, with the protein MPRYDDRYASTRLYVGHLAARTRSRDLEHLFSKYGRVRDVDMKRDYAFVEFSDPRDADDARHYLDGKDFDGSRIIVEFAKGVPRGSREYLGRGPPPGSGRCFNCGIDGHWARDCKAGDWKNKCYRCGERGHIERNCKNSPKKLTRRGRSYSRSPGRSRSPHRGRSRSPSYSRGRSYSRSRSPPPKRERSVENENRSLSPEPKSTKARKRSPTPDEGTPRRPSPKSRKLDDEQDREYSGSPMGRSRSRSPRDQRYRSPQTNGRSRSPSPRDDRSPVDDDYEDNNRSPRDRDRDSDVSR; encoded by the exons ATGCCGCGATATGATGATCGATATGCCAGTACGCGTCTCTATGTTGGACACCTGGCTGCTAGGACACGATCACGGGATCTGGAACATCTTTTCAGCAAATATGGGCG AGTACGAGATGTGGATATGAAGCGTGACTATGCGTTTGTT GAATTTAGTGATCCCAGAGATGCTGATGATGCAAGGCATTACTTAGATGGCAAGGATTTTGATGGAAGTCGTATCATTGTGGAATTTGCAAAGGGG GTACCTCGTGGTTCTCGAGAATATTTGGGCAGAGGTCCTCCTCCAGGATCTGGACGCTGCTTTAATTGTGGCATTGATGGCCACTGGGCTCGAGATTGCAAAGCTGGAGACTGGAAGAACAAGTGTTATCGATGTGGGGAAAGAGGTCATATAGAGAGAAACTGCAAGAACAGTCCCAAGAAACTCAC TAGGCGGGGGAGGAGTTACTCTCGATCACCAGGTAGATCACGCTCTCCTCACCGTGGCAGAAGCCGCAGCCCAAGTTATAGCCGGGGTCGAAGCTACAG CCGATCAAGATCCCCACCACCAAAGAGAGAGCGAAGTGTTGAGAATGAGAACAGGTCATTGAGCCCTGAACCAAAGAGTACAAAGGCCAGGAAGCGCAGCCCAACACCTGATGAAGGCACCCCACGCCGCCCTTCTCCCAAATCTCGAAAACTGGATGATGAGCAAGATAGAGAGTACAGTGGCAGCCCCATGggaagaagcagaagcagaagccCTCGAGATCAGAGGTACAGAAGTCCTCAGACTAATGGTCGCAGCCGCAGTCCGAGTCCCAGGGATGATAGAAGCCCCGTTGATGATGATTATGAGGACAACAACCGCTCCCCGAGAGATAGAGATAGAGATAGTGACGTGTCACGTTGA
- the LOC118030604 gene encoding serine/arginine-rich splicing factor RS2Z33 isoform X2: MPRYDDRYASTRLYVGHLAARTRSRDLEHLFSKYGRVRDVDMKRDYAFVEFSDPRDADDARHYLDGKDFDGSRIIVEFAKGVPRGSREYLGRGPPPGSGRCFNCGIDGHWARDCKAGDWKNKCYRCGERGHIERNCKNSPKKLTRGRSYSRSPGRSRSPHRGRSRSPSYSRGRSYSRSRSPPPKRERSVENENRSLSPEPKSTKARKRSPTPDEGTPRRPSPKSRKLDDEQDREYSGSPMGRSRSRSPRDQRYRSPQTNGRSRSPSPRDDRSPVDDDYEDNNRSPRDRDRDSDVSR; this comes from the exons ATGCCGCGATATGATGATCGATATGCCAGTACGCGTCTCTATGTTGGACACCTGGCTGCTAGGACACGATCACGGGATCTGGAACATCTTTTCAGCAAATATGGGCG AGTACGAGATGTGGATATGAAGCGTGACTATGCGTTTGTT GAATTTAGTGATCCCAGAGATGCTGATGATGCAAGGCATTACTTAGATGGCAAGGATTTTGATGGAAGTCGTATCATTGTGGAATTTGCAAAGGGG GTACCTCGTGGTTCTCGAGAATATTTGGGCAGAGGTCCTCCTCCAGGATCTGGACGCTGCTTTAATTGTGGCATTGATGGCCACTGGGCTCGAGATTGCAAAGCTGGAGACTGGAAGAACAAGTGTTATCGATGTGGGGAAAGAGGTCATATAGAGAGAAACTGCAAGAACAGTCCCAAGAAACTCAC GCGGGGGAGGAGTTACTCTCGATCACCAGGTAGATCACGCTCTCCTCACCGTGGCAGAAGCCGCAGCCCAAGTTATAGCCGGGGTCGAAGCTACAG CCGATCAAGATCCCCACCACCAAAGAGAGAGCGAAGTGTTGAGAATGAGAACAGGTCATTGAGCCCTGAACCAAAGAGTACAAAGGCCAGGAAGCGCAGCCCAACACCTGATGAAGGCACCCCACGCCGCCCTTCTCCCAAATCTCGAAAACTGGATGATGAGCAAGATAGAGAGTACAGTGGCAGCCCCATGggaagaagcagaagcagaagccCTCGAGATCAGAGGTACAGAAGTCCTCAGACTAATGGTCGCAGCCGCAGTCCGAGTCCCAGGGATGATAGAAGCCCCGTTGATGATGATTATGAGGACAACAACCGCTCCCCGAGAGATAGAGATAGAGATAGTGACGTGTCACGTTGA
- the LOC118030589 gene encoding ABC transporter G family member 20, translating to MEVQKLPRTSKPSLSPTLAEIQKGVHHSQSDMISDYSTPVHHQVLELGHACSSIPPSNPFVLSFDNLTYSVKVGQKMSLAICGKDSSLDSSETGKKILLNDISEAAREGEITAVLGASGSGKSTLIDALADRIAKESLKGSVTLNGEVLESRLLKTISAYVMQDDLLFPMLTVEETLMFSAEFRLPRSLSKSKKKARVQALIDQLGLRNAANTVIGDEGHRGVSGGERRRVSIGIDIVHDPILLFLDEPTSGLDSTSAFMVVKVLQRIAQSGSIVIMSIHQPSYRLLTLLDRLIFLSHGQTVYAGSPGSLPEFFAEFGHPIPENENRTEFALDYIRDLEEIPGGTKILVEFNKSWQAMKNAKNRFSNASKLSLKDTVSVSISRGKLVSGAPNDSNSTSSPVLSFANPLWVEVMVIGKRSSLNAKRMPELFGIRLAAVLVTGIILATVYYHLDNSPRGVQERLGFFAFAISTTYYTCAESIPAFIQERYIFMRETAYNAYRRSSYVLAHSLISIPSLIVLSIAFATTTFWAVGLDGGFSGFCFFFFTIFSAFWAGSSFVTFLLGVVSHVMLSFTLVVAILSYFLLFSGFYVSRDRIPPFWLWFHYMSLVKYPYEAALQNEFHSPTKCFVMGVQMFDNTPLAVMPLSMKLRMLKTISTRLGRNITSNTCAVTGTDILQQQGITQLSKWNCLWITIAWGFFFRILFYFALLLSSKNKRR from the coding sequence ATGGAGGTCCAAAAACTCCCTAGAACATCCAAGCCCTCTCTTTCTCCCACTCTAGCAGAAATCCAAAAGGGTGTCCATCACTCGCAAAGCGACATGATCTCCGATTACAGCACCCCTGTCCATCATCAAGTCCTTGAGCTAGGCCATGCTTGTAGCTCTATACCACCATCAAACCCTTTTGTTCTTTCATTTGACAACTTAACATACAGTGTCAAAGTTGGCCAAAAAATGTCACTTGCAATCTGTGGAAAGGACTCGTCACTTGATTCTTCAGAGACAGGCAAGAAAATTTTGTTGAATGATATATCTGAAGCAGCAAGAGAAGGTGAAATCACGGCTGTTCTTGGGGCTAGCGGGTCCGGTAAATCCACTTTGATTGATGCACTTGCAGACCGAATTGCGAAAGAGAGCTTGAAAGGGTCTGTGACTTTGAATGGTGAGGTCTTGGAATCAAGGCTATTGAAAACGATATCTGCTTATGTTATGCAAGATGATCTTTTGTTTCCTATGCTTACTGTGGAAGAAACGCTAATGTTCTCAGCCGAATTCAGGCTTCCTCGCTCCCTCTCCAAGtcaaaaaagaaagcaagagtCCAAGCCTTGATTGATCAATTAGGCCTGCGTAATGCAGCCAATACTGTGATTGGAGATGAAGGGCACAGAGGTGTGTCAGGAGGTGAAAGAAGAAGAGTTTCTATTGGAATTGACATCGTTCATGACCCGATTCTCTTGTTTCTCGATGAGCCAACTTCAGGGCTTGATTCAACTAGTGCTTTTATGGTTGTTAAGGTCTTGCAGAGGATTGCACAGAGTGGAAGCATTGTGATCATGTCCATACATCAACCGAGTTACAGACTCTTGACCTTACTTGACCGTTTGATCTTTCTTTCACACGGACAAACGGTGTATGCTGGCTCGCCGGGAAGTCTTCCAGAATTCTTTGCTGAGTTCGGACATCCGATTCCTGAGAACGAGAACCGAACTGAGTTTGCTCTGGACTATATTCGCGACCTTGAAGAAATTCCAGGTGGAACCAAGATCTTAGTTGAATTCAACAAGTCATGGCAAGCCATGAAAAATGCCAAGAACAGATTCTCCAATGCGTCAAAGCTCTCACTTAAGGACACAGTAAGTGTCAGCATTTCGAGAGGAAAACTGGTCTCTGGTGCCCCAAATGATTCGAACTCGACATCTTCACCCGTTTTAAGTTTTGCCAATCCACTCTGGGTTGAAGTGATGGTTATAGGCAAAAGATCATCATTAAATGCAAAAAGAATGCCTGAATTATTCGGAATTCGCCTTGCTGCTGTTCTTGTTACAGGTATAATCTTGGCTACCGTTTATTATCATCTTGACAACTCTCCCAGAGGTGTGCAAGAGCGATTAGGCTTTTTCGCTTTTGCCATTTCCACTACTTACTACACATGTGCAGAATCCATCCCTGCCTTTATTCAAGAACGTTATATTTTCATGAGAGAAACTGCCTACAATGCTTATCGTCGCTCGTCGTACGTTCTTGCTCACTCTCTAATCTCAATTCCCTCTCTGATCGTACTCTCTATTGCCTTTGCCACAACAACATTCTGGGCAGTAGGACTTGATGGTGGGTTTTCCgggttttgtttcttcttcttcacaatCTTCTCTGCATTCTGGGCTGGAAGTTCTTTTGTTACGTTTCTCTTAGGCGTTGTCTCTCATGTCATGTTGAGTTTCACCCTCGTGGTAGCCATTTTGTCCTACTTTCTCCTCTTCAGTGGATTCTACGTTTCTCGCGACAGAATTCCTCCATTTTGGTTATGGTTTCACTACATGTCTCTAGTGAAATATCCATACGAAGCAGCTTTACAAAATGAATTTCACAGTCCAACAAAATGTTTTGTCATGGGCGTGCAGATGTTTGATAACACACCGCTTGCCGTGATGCCACTATCGATGAAATTAAGGATGTTGAAAACTATCAGCACCCGTTTGGGTCGGAACATTACAAGCAACACTTGTGCAGTCACAGGAACAGATATACTGCAGCAACAAGGGATAACACAGCTCAGCAAATGGAATTGCTTGTGGATAACTATTGCTTGGGGATTTTTCTTCAGGATTCTGTTTTACTTTGCTTTGTTGCTGTCGAGTAAGAATAAGAGGAGGTAA
- the LOC118030597 gene encoding protein CANDIDATE G-PROTEIN COUPLED RECEPTOR 7, translating to MTKPPHLILRLRLLVLVLLISLSTAEIKTLTITNDARAMILFEKFGFTPTGYVTISVHSVSVASSLNAGNPVSSRLGFFLLSEESLLQVLLEIQQNPNLCVLDSHYILSLFTFRDLLPPPLSSFNNSYPVTAPNEYSLFFANCAPETRVSMSVKTEIYNLDRDGSRDYLSAGLTQLPWLYSLYFLAYAGFLGLWSYVLYSNKRSVHRIHLLMGGLLLMKALNLICAAEDKHYVKVTGTPHGWDVLFYIFQFIRVVLLFTVIVLIGTGWSFLKPFLQEKEKKVLMVVIPLQVLANIASVVIGETGPFIKDWVTWNQVFLLVDIICCCAIIFPIVWSIRSLRETSKTDGKAARNLAKLQLFRQFYIVVIGYLYFTRIVVFALKTIAAYKYQWVSNAAEETASLMFYMVMFYMFRPVEKNEYFVLDEEDEEAAELALRDEEFEL from the coding sequence ATGACTAAACCACCGCACCTCATCCTCCGCCTCCGCCTCCTCGTCCTCGTTCTCCTCATCTCCCTTTCCACCGCCGAGATCAAAACTCTAACAATCACAAACGACGCGCGAGCCATGATCCTCTTCGAAAAATTCGGTTTCACACCAACTGGATACGTTACAATCTCCGTCCACTCCGTCTCCGTTGCCTCTTCTCTCAACGCTGGAAATCCAGTCTCTTCACGCCTCGGCTTTTTCCTTCTCTCTGAAGAATCTCTCCTTCAGGTCCTTCTCGAGATCCAGCAAAACCCTAACTTATGCGTTCTTGATTCCCACtacattctctctctcttcacttTCCGCGACCTCTTACCGCCTCCTCTCTCGTCTTTCAATAATTCTTATCCGGTCACTGCTCCAAATGAGTACTCACTTTTCTTCGCCAATTGCGCGCCCGAAACGCGCGTTTCCATGTCTGTCAAGACCgagatttataatttagatCGCGACGGGTCTAGAGATTATCTTTCTGCAGGGTTAACGCAATTGCCTTGGTTATATTCTCTTTATTTCCTCGCTTATGCTGGATTTTTAGGGCTATGGAGTTATGTTCTGTATAGTAATAAAAGATCTGTCCACCGGATCCATTTGTTAATGGGGGGGTTGTTACTTATGAAGGCTCTTAATTTGATCTGTGCCGCCGAGGATAAGCATTATGTGAAGGTTACAGGGACTCCACACGGTTGGGATgtgttgttttatattttccagtttattcgTGTGGTTTTGTTGTTTACCGTTATTGTTTTGATTGGGACTGGTTGGTCGTTTCTGAAACCCTTTTtgcaagagaaagagaagaaggtGCTAATGGTTGTGATTCCACTACAGGTTTTGGCTAATATAGCTTCGGTTGTGATTGGTGAAACTGGTCCCTTCATTAAGGATTGGGTGACTTGGAATCAGGTGTTTTTGTTGGTTGATATTATTTGTTGTTGCGCAATTATTTTCCCCATTGTGTGGTCGATCAGATCGTTGAGAGAGACTTCCAAGACAGATGGGAAGGCTGCTAGGAATTTGGCGAAATTGCAGTTGTTTAGGCAGTTTTATATTGTGGTTATTGGGTACTTGTATTTCACGAGGATTGTGGTGTTTGCATTGAAGACGATTGCAGCTTATAAGTATCAATGGGTGAGTAATGCTGCCGAGGAGACTGCTAGTTTGATGTTTTATATGGTGATGTTTTATATGTTTAGGCCTGTGGAGAAGAATGAGTACTTTGTTCTTGACGAGGAGGATGAGGAAGCTGCAGAGTTGGCTTTGAGGGATGAAGAATTCGAGCTTTGA
- the LOC118030612 gene encoding uncharacterized protein produces MSSVCISNCVNDTRDPRVPVRANYVNLYKWPEPDAELIKSVRRVAGRGLHDHPRVVDSISCRQMYLRSYTFSRKESMPEKTKKCLERVKEKVTSHGKKRKDHQVKGGRKGRCLVLREVKEISCGALFRVFHRLLSCTATVDVVEQKD; encoded by the coding sequence ATGAGCTCAGTTTGCATATCAAACTGTGTCAATGATACGCGAGACCCACGGGTGCCTGTCCGAGCGAATTATGTGAACCTCTACAAGTGGCCAGAACCTGATGCTGAGCTCATAAAATCTGTCCGCCGTGTAGCTGGTCGTGGCTTGCATGACCACCCAAGAGTGGTGGACAGTATCTCCTGCAGGCAGATGTATCTGAGGAGCTACACgttttcaagaaaagaaagtatGCCAGAGAAGACCAAGAAGTGCCTTGAGAGAGTGAAAGAGAAGGTGACTAGTCatggaaagaagagaaaagatcaTCAAGTTAAGGGTGGTCGTAAAGGGAGGTGTTTGGTGCTCAGGGAAGTGAAGGAAATATCTTGCGGTGCCTTGTTTAGGGTCTTTCATAGGTTGTTGTCCTGTACTGCTACGGTAGATGTCGTCGagcaaaaagattaa
- the LOC118030604 gene encoding serine/arginine-rich splicing factor RS2Z33 isoform X3: MKRDYAFVEFSDPRDADDARHYLDGKDFDGSRIIVEFAKGVPRGSREYLGRGPPPGSGRCFNCGIDGHWARDCKAGDWKNKCYRCGERGHIERNCKNSPKKLTRRGRSYSRSPGRSRSPHRGRSRSPSYSRGRSYSRSRSPPPKRERSVENENRSLSPEPKSTKARKRSPTPDEGTPRRPSPKSRKLDDEQDREYSGSPMGRSRSRSPRDQRYRSPQTNGRSRSPSPRDDRSPVDDDYEDNNRSPRDRDRDSDVSR, encoded by the exons ATGAAGCGTGACTATGCGTTTGTT GAATTTAGTGATCCCAGAGATGCTGATGATGCAAGGCATTACTTAGATGGCAAGGATTTTGATGGAAGTCGTATCATTGTGGAATTTGCAAAGGGG GTACCTCGTGGTTCTCGAGAATATTTGGGCAGAGGTCCTCCTCCAGGATCTGGACGCTGCTTTAATTGTGGCATTGATGGCCACTGGGCTCGAGATTGCAAAGCTGGAGACTGGAAGAACAAGTGTTATCGATGTGGGGAAAGAGGTCATATAGAGAGAAACTGCAAGAACAGTCCCAAGAAACTCAC TAGGCGGGGGAGGAGTTACTCTCGATCACCAGGTAGATCACGCTCTCCTCACCGTGGCAGAAGCCGCAGCCCAAGTTATAGCCGGGGTCGAAGCTACAG CCGATCAAGATCCCCACCACCAAAGAGAGAGCGAAGTGTTGAGAATGAGAACAGGTCATTGAGCCCTGAACCAAAGAGTACAAAGGCCAGGAAGCGCAGCCCAACACCTGATGAAGGCACCCCACGCCGCCCTTCTCCCAAATCTCGAAAACTGGATGATGAGCAAGATAGAGAGTACAGTGGCAGCCCCATGggaagaagcagaagcagaagccCTCGAGATCAGAGGTACAGAAGTCCTCAGACTAATGGTCGCAGCCGCAGTCCGAGTCCCAGGGATGATAGAAGCCCCGTTGATGATGATTATGAGGACAACAACCGCTCCCCGAGAGATAGAGATAGAGATAGTGACGTGTCACGTTGA
- the LOC118030610 gene encoding uncharacterized protein translates to MSPAISLPCFNSVIFAGRRSPQKKLSNAKVPGATPKLSNTTGFGTSKKEPSWRCVEGCGACCKLAKGPAFATPEEIFTNPTDIELYKSLIGPDGWCIHYEKSTRKCSIYPDRPYFCRVEPDIFESLYGITKKKFNKEACGSCRDTIKEIYGSHSKELDSFNRSLRSSD, encoded by the exons ATGTCACCCGCCATTTCTCTGCCCTGCTTCAATAGTGTGATCTTTGCAGGGCGCCGGTCACCCCAGAAAAAGTTGAGCAATGCAAAAGTGCCAGGGGCAACGCCAAAACTTAGCAACACTACAGGCTTCGGTACCAGCAAGAAAGAGCCATCATGGCGGTGCGTGGAGGGTTGTGGTGCTTGCTGCAAGCTGGCAAAGGGCCCTGCTTTCGCCACTCCTGAAGAAATCTTCACAAACCCCACTGATATCGAG CTTTATAAAAGCTTAATAGGCCCGGATGGATGGTGTATACATTATGAGAAAAGCACACGCAAGTGCTCAATTTACCCTG ATCGCCCCTATTTTTGTCGTGTGGAGCCAGATATATTCGAGTCACTGTATGGCATTACCAAGAAGAAATTCAACAAGGAGGCATGCGG TAGCTGTAGAGACACTATTAAGGAAATCTATGGCTCACATTCCAAGGAACTGGACAGCTTCAATCGCTCCTTGAGGAGTTCTGATTAG